The DNA region ACACTTAAAAACGAAGATAATATAAATAATATGGATAGCACTTTAGTAAAAAATTTTATAAAAAGCAATGAAAAAATCGCATGTACAAGAGCAAAATAAGCCAATACAAAAACAAAGGTGATAAAAAAATTTTGTGCATTTTTCTCATATACAAAACAAAATAAATTAAAATTTAATAATGTAATGATCAAGGAATTTAAAAAAGTAAATTTAAACCAAGTCAATTTTAACATATCAAGCCACCTTTAAGTATTGAATTTTTAATTTTAATAAATTTTCTTTAATAAATAGATTATACATTTAAATCTTTTTATGCTATGATTTTTATATTAATGATATAACTTAAGGAAAAAAATGAAACTACTTTCATGGAATGTTAATGGTTTAAGGGCGATTTGTGATAAAAATGCTCTTGATTGGATAAAAGAAGAAAAAATAGATTTTATAGGTTTTCAAGAAATTAAAGCTCATGAAGATAAATTTCCTAAAAAAATTTATGAATATCCTTTTAAACACATGTATTTTAATTCTGCAAAAAAAGCAGGATATTCTGGAGTTATGAGTCTTTGCAATTTTGATAGTGAAGTTAAAAAATGCGAATTCTTTGATGATGAAGAAGGTAGAGTTTTAGAACATCGCTTTAAAAATATCGTACTTTTTAATATCTATTTTCCCAACGGTCAAAAAGATGAAGAACGTTTAAATTTTAAAATGAAATTTTATAATGATTTTTTACAATATTTAAACACCCTTTTAAAAAATGGATTTGAAATTATTATTTGTGGTGATGTAAATACTGCTCATAAAGAAATTGATCTTACCCATCCTAAAGCTAATGCCAATACTTCAGGTTTTTTACCTATAGAAAGAGCCTGGATTGATCAATTATTGACTTTAGGTTTTATAGATACTTTTAGACAAATCAATGGAGATATTAAAGAAAAATATTCGTGGTGGAGCTATAGGATGAAAGCAAGAGAAAGAAATGTAGGCTGGAGAATTGATTATTTTTTTATTTCACAAGGTTTAAAAAATAAACTCAAAAATGCTTTCATAAGAGACGATATTTTTGGATCAGACCATGCTCCTATAGGAATAGAAATAGATATTTAATATTCCTATAGGGTATTATTTTTTAATTAAATTTTTAGCTTTTTCCCAAAGTCTTATTCCAAGTTTTTTAGCTTGTTTAGAATTTAAATCTTTATACTTTTCAGATGCTATTTTTTCCATCTCTAGTAATTCTTGCTTGATTTTACTTATTTTCTTTTGAGTTAACTTATTTAAATCATGAATTTTTGGATTTTTCTTAAATTCATTTAAAGATAAAATAAATTGCTCCCTAGTTTCACCTGCCATTCTCTTAAATTTTGCAAAAAGACTATCAAGTTCATGATTTAAAAGATATTCAATAATATCTTTAGAAGGATTTTTTTGATTTTTAATTTCACTTTTTAAAAGCGCTATAAATTCATCCTCAATACCTATTAATTCTTTGCTTTTAAGAATAAGATCTTCTTCAAAAGTATAATTTAATGAATTTTTAAATTTTTCTATTGCCAAAGAAATACCATCTCTAGTCCCTTTAATAACACCAAGGCAAAGATCTTTAGCATAAGCCATAGATTCATTAGCTATTTCAAAAGCTGTATTTAAAATAATATTTGAAATTTTTAAAATACGTTCTTTTTCAAAATCTGCTTCACAAATAGTATTATAAACCAAATTTTTAGCAATTTCCCAACTAGTTAATTCTATATCTTCAGCCTTTTCTAAAGTTGTTAAAAAAGCACTTTCTGCAGTTTCTTTTAAAATACCCAACATTTCTAAATCGAACAAAAGTGCATCGCTTAAATTTTCACCAATTTCATCTTTAAAACTAGAATGTTCAATAACATTTTCAAAATTGATAAAACGATCATTAATCTGATTTTTAACCACATTTTTTTGATGTTCAATCTGCCTACCTAAAAGTTCAGCCTCACTAATATAAGCATAAAGTTTATTTTGTGCATCTTCTACACTAGCTTTAACAAGCGCTCTAATGATTTTTGTGGTATTTTCATCATCGAGTAAATTTAATTTTTTTAATACGGATAAAAAATCAATTAAAAGCGAATTTAAAATCTCTTGAGCATTATGTGGATTTTTTAAAACTTGTTTATAAGCAAGATTAAAACTTAAATCTTCTAATAAACATTTTACTTCGTTTTTATCTATATTTTTTAAAGAATTTTCAAATATAATTAAAGTATTTTTCATTAGCTTCCCTTTTTATTTTAATTTTTACAATACAAATTTAGAATTAGATTTTAATTTTTCAAAAATATCTAAACGATCTTTTTTACTATCAACATAAACACTCAATAAATAACTTTGATATTTTCCATTTACGCTCGAATTTGCATGCTTAAATTTATATTCTCTTTGACCTAAAATTGCTTTAAAAACCTGATCTACTTGAATATGTGCTTCAAAAATTACTTTATAATCCCAAAAAATAGGATAATTAATCTTAGGCTCTTTTTTAAGATCGCACAAATTGACCACTTTTACCCCCTTCTTTACTTTCAAGGATTATATCAGTAATTTTCATTGATTTATCTATAGCTTTAATCATATCATATATAGTTAAAAGACCTATACTTACCCCACTTAAAGCCTCCATTTCAACCCCTGTTTTACCTTCACATTTTACTGTTACAATAAGTTTAAATGCATAATCTTTAGCCAATTCAATAATATTTGTTTCAATCTTAGAAAGCATCAAAGGATGACACATAGGAATAATTTCACTCGTTTTTTTAGCACCCATTATAGCTGCAACAACAGCAGTTTGAAGAACAGGACCTTTTTTTGCGGTATTATTTTTAATTGTATTAAATGCTTCTTTACTCATATATATCATACCGCTAGCTATTGCTATTCTTAAAGTAATATCTTTTTGACTTATATCTACCATTTTAGGATGATTTTTTATATCTAAATGA from Campylobacter hepaticus includes:
- the moaC gene encoding cyclic pyranopterin monophosphate synthase MoaC, with amino-acid sequence MELTHLDIKNHPKMVDISQKDITLRIAIASGMIYMSKEAFNTIKNNTAKKGPVLQTAVVAAIMGAKKTSEIIPMCHPLMLSKIETNIIELAKDYAFKLIVTVKCEGKTGVEMEALSGVSIGLLTIYDMIKAIDKSMKITDIILESKEGGKSGQFVRS
- a CDS encoding exodeoxyribonuclease III, whose translation is MKLLSWNVNGLRAICDKNALDWIKEEKIDFIGFQEIKAHEDKFPKKIYEYPFKHMYFNSAKKAGYSGVMSLCNFDSEVKKCEFFDDEEGRVLEHRFKNIVLFNIYFPNGQKDEERLNFKMKFYNDFLQYLNTLLKNGFEIIICGDVNTAHKEIDLTHPKANANTSGFLPIERAWIDQLLTLGFIDTFRQINGDIKEKYSWWSYRMKARERNVGWRIDYFFISQGLKNKLKNAFIRDDIFGSDHAPIGIEIDI
- a CDS encoding DUF493 domain-containing protein translates to MVNLCDLKKEPKINYPIFWDYKVIFEAHIQVDQVFKAILGQREYKFKHANSSVNGKYQSYLLSVYVDSKKDRLDIFEKLKSNSKFVL